The Malus domestica chromosome 10, GDT2T_hap1 genome contains a region encoding:
- the LOC103441585 gene encoding extensin-3 isoform X2: protein MGKMVPSQVTSLVVTLLVAIVSLTLPSETSANYPYTSPPPPASPPYHYKSPPPPSPSPPVHYSPPKHPYHPKSPPPPVYAPPKHPYHPKSPPPSPKPYHYKSPPPPPAPVHSPPPPKEPYHYKSPPPPPKKPYHYKSPPPPPPPVHSPPPPKEPYHYKSPPPPPKKPYYYKSPPPPPKKPYHYMSPPPPVYSPPPPVHSHPPPKKPYHYKSPPPPEYSPAPPVHSTPPPKKPYHYKSPPPPPPHKKPYYPVHSPPPPKKPYHYKSPPPPSPTPPKYSPPKHPYHYKSPPPPPKKPYHYKSPPPPSPTPPKYSPPKHPYHYKSPPPPPKKPYHYKSPPPPPPPVPTPSPPKKPYHYKSPPPPPPVYKSPPPPVYSPPPPPKKPYKPPTPPAVHPPHGYIYSSPPPPHHY from the exons ATGGGAAAAATGGTGCCTTCACAAGTGACCTCTCTTGTGGTCACTCTCCTAGTGGCAATAGTCTCTCTCACATTGCCTTCAGAAACTTCAGCTAACTACCCTTACACCTCTCCACCACCACCGGCCTCTCCTCCCTACCATTACAAGTCACCACcgcctccttctccttctcctccagTGCACTACTCACCACCTAAGCATCCCTACCACCCTAAGTCACCACCACCTCCTGTGTACGCACCAC CTAAGCATCCCTACCACCCCaagtcaccaccaccatcaccaaagCCTTACCACTACAAAtccccaccaccacctcctGCTCCAGTGCACTCACCACCCCCACCTAAGGAGCCATACCACTACAagtccccaccaccaccacccaagAAGCCCTACCACTACAAATCTCCcccaccacctcctcctccagttcactcaccaccaccacccaagGAGCCTTACCACTACAaatctccaccaccaccacccaagAAACCTTACTATTACAAgtctcctccaccaccaccaaagAAGCCTTACCACTACATGTCTCCTCCCCCACCGGTGTACTCACCACCTCCACCAGTGCACTCACACCCACCACCAAAAAAGCCTTACCATTACAAATCTCCTCCCCCGCCAGAATATTCACCAGCTCCACCAGTGCACTCAACCCCACCACCAAAGAAGCCCTACCATTACAaatccccaccaccaccaccaccacacaaGAAGCCTTATTACCCTGTTCACTCACCACCTCCACCTAAGAAGCCTTACCACTACAAATCCCCACCACCACCTTCTCCTACTCCTCCTAAATACTCACCACCTAAGCACCCCTACCACTACAagtctccaccaccaccaccaaagaAGCCTTACCATTACAAGTCCCCACCACCTCCTTCTCCTACTCCCCCTAAATACTCACCACCTAAGCACCCCTACCACTACaagtcaccaccaccaccacccaagAAGCCTTACCACTACAagtctccaccaccaccacctcctccagTTCCCACACCATCTCCACCCAAGAAACCTTACCACTACAAGTCTCCCCCACCACCCCCTCCAGTCTACAAGTCTCCTCCACCACCAGTTtactcaccaccaccaccacctaagAAACCTTACAAGCCACCAACTCCTCCAGCAGTTCACCCACCACACGGTTACATCTATTCCTCACCCCCACCTCCTCACCACTACTAG
- the LOC103441585 gene encoding extensin isoform X1 translates to MGKMVPSQVTSLVVTLLVAIVSLTLPSETSANYPYTSPPPPASPPYHYKSPPPPSPSPPVHYSPPKHPYHPKSPPPPVYAPPKHPYHPKSPPPPVYPPPKHPYHPKSPPPSPKPYHYKSPPPPPAPVHSPPPPKEPYHYKSPPPPPKKPYHYKSPPPPPPPVHSPPPPKEPYHYKSPPPPPKKPYYYKSPPPPPKKPYHYMSPPPPVYSPPPPVHSHPPPKKPYHYKSPPPPEYSPAPPVHSTPPPKKPYHYKSPPPPPPHKKPYYPVHSPPPPKKPYHYKSPPPPSPTPPKYSPPKHPYHYKSPPPPPKKPYHYKSPPPPSPTPPKYSPPKHPYHYKSPPPPPKKPYHYKSPPPPPPPVPTPSPPKKPYHYKSPPPPPPVYKSPPPPVYSPPPPPKKPYKPPTPPAVHPPHGYIYSSPPPPHHY, encoded by the coding sequence ATGGGAAAAATGGTGCCTTCACAAGTGACCTCTCTTGTGGTCACTCTCCTAGTGGCAATAGTCTCTCTCACATTGCCTTCAGAAACTTCAGCTAACTACCCTTACACCTCTCCACCACCACCGGCCTCTCCTCCCTACCATTACAAGTCACCACcgcctccttctccttctcctccagTGCACTACTCACCACCTAAGCATCCCTACCACCCTAAGTCACCACCACCTCCTGTGTACGCACCACCTAAGCATCCCTACCACCCTAAGTCACCACCACCTCCTGTGTACCCACCACCTAAGCATCCCTACCACCCCaagtcaccaccaccatcaccaaagCCTTACCACTACAAAtccccaccaccacctcctGCTCCAGTGCACTCACCACCCCCACCTAAGGAGCCATACCACTACAagtccccaccaccaccacccaagAAGCCCTACCACTACAAATCTCCcccaccacctcctcctccagttcactcaccaccaccacccaagGAGCCTTACCACTACAaatctccaccaccaccacccaagAAACCTTACTATTACAAgtctcctccaccaccaccaaagAAGCCTTACCACTACATGTCTCCTCCCCCACCGGTGTACTCACCACCTCCACCAGTGCACTCACACCCACCACCAAAAAAGCCTTACCATTACAAATCTCCTCCCCCGCCAGAATATTCACCAGCTCCACCAGTGCACTCAACCCCACCACCAAAGAAGCCCTACCATTACAaatccccaccaccaccaccaccacacaaGAAGCCTTATTACCCTGTTCACTCACCACCTCCACCTAAGAAGCCTTACCACTACAAATCCCCACCACCACCTTCTCCTACTCCTCCTAAATACTCACCACCTAAGCACCCCTACCACTACAagtctccaccaccaccaccaaagaAGCCTTACCATTACAAGTCCCCACCACCTCCTTCTCCTACTCCCCCTAAATACTCACCACCTAAGCACCCCTACCACTACaagtcaccaccaccaccacccaagAAGCCTTACCACTACAagtctccaccaccaccacctcctccagTTCCCACACCATCTCCACCCAAGAAACCTTACCACTACAAGTCTCCCCCACCACCCCCTCCAGTCTACAAGTCTCCTCCACCACCAGTTtactcaccaccaccaccacctaagAAACCTTACAAGCCACCAACTCCTCCAGCAGTTCACCCACCACACGGTTACATCTATTCCTCACCCCCACCTCCTCACCACTACTAG
- the LOC103410892 gene encoding serine/threonine-protein kinase STY8-like: MDLTEGVGESSSPPRSFVSFSNYDVRNDVYNRLVESGHEDALTLPEFREQLDGHFNRLPPSYGLDVNLDRVEDVLLHQKLLALAKDPEKRPVYHIRFMENTSMGTDDEDDDVQQCTSVVSTPRSSCDETSEGATLSHDRNCAADFEPCSKLGDLNLDVRKNAKDMDGRHLTKDSPTRQDIPHVPIHEVIFSTIDKPKLLSQLSSLLSDLELNIREAHVFSTSDGYSLDVFVVDGWPVEDTDGLYEAMEKAIARSEGSWSRSSHSHSAVEKELSVKEKTGLWEIDRRLLMIGDRIASGSCGDLYRGIYLGQDVAVKILRSEHLNDALEDEFAQEVAILREVHHSNVVRFIGACTKSPHLCIVTEYMPGGSLYDYLHKNHNILKLSELLKFAIDVCKGMEYLHHNNIIHRDLKTANLLMDTNNVVKVADFGVARFQNQEGVMTAETGTYRWMAPEVINHQPYDQKADVFSFAIVLWELVTAKVPYDTMTPLQAALGVRQGLRPEIPNNGHPKVLELMQSCWDSVPSNRPSFSDITAQLESLLQEVQEISEPSNGT, encoded by the exons ATGGATTTGACCGAGGGCGTCGGAGAGAGCTCGTCGCCGCCGAGAAGCTTCGTCAGCTTCAGTAACTACGATGTCCGAAACGATGTCTACAACCGCTTGGTGGAGAGCGGCCATGAAGACGCTCTGACTCTGCCCGAATTCCGTGAACAGTTGGACGGTCACTTCAACCGCTTGCCGCCTAG TTACGGACTTGATGTTAACTTGGATAGAGTGGAAGATGTCTTGTTACATCAAAAGCTTCTTGCATTGGCAAAAGACCCTGAGAAGCGGCCCGTGTATCATATCCGTTTCATGGAG AATACTTCTATGGGGACAGACGACGAAGATGATGATGTTCAACAATGTACAAGTGTTGTTTCAACCCCAAGGTCATCATGTGATGAAACTAGTGAAGGAGCTACTCTGTCACATGATAG GAATTGTGCGGCTGACTTTGAACCTTGCTCTAAGCTCGGGGACCTAAATTTGGATGTTAGAAAGAATGCTAAGGATATGGACGGAAGACATCTGACCAAGGATTCTCCCACAAG GCAAGATATACCACATGTTCCCATTCATGAAGTAATATTTTCAACTATTGACAAGCCTAAGCTTCTTAGCCAG CTTTCTTCCTTGCTTTCGGATTTGGAACTTAACATCCGTGAAGCACATGTCTTCTCGACGAGCGATGGCTACTCTTTAGATGTATTTGTGGTAGATGGATGGCCTGTTGAG GATACAGATGGTCTGTATGAAGCTATGGAAAAGGCAATTGCTAGAAGTGAG GGGTCATGGTCAAGATCTTCACATTCTCATTCGGCTGTGGAGAAAGAATTATCGGTGAAAGAAAAGACAGGACTCTGGGAAATAGACCGAAGATTATTAATGATCGGAGACAGAATTGCATCTGGGTCATGTGGAGATTT GTATCGTGGAATTTATCTTGGTCAAGATGTTGCtgttaagattttgagatctgAACATTTGAATGATGCTCTAGAGGATGAGTTTGCTCAAGAAGTGGCAATTTTAAG AGAGGTCCATCATAGTAATGTTGTGCGCTTTATCGGTGCATGTACAAAGTCTCCACATTTGTGCATAGTGACAG agtATATGCCCGGTGGAAGTCTTTACGATTATTTGCATAAGAATCATAACATCTTGAAGCTTTCAGAACTGCTAAAGTTTGCAATTGATGTCTGTAAAGGAATGGAGTATTTGCATCATAATAACATAATTCATAGGGATCTAAAGACGGCAAATCTGCTAATGGACACTAACAAT GTTGTAAAGGTGGCAGATTTTGGTGTTGCTCGGTTTCAGAATCAAGAGGGAGTAATGACAGCAGAGACTGGAACCTATCGATGGATGGCACCTGAG GTTATCAACCATCAACCATATGATCAGAAAGCAGATGTGTTCAGTTTCGCAATTGTACTTTGGGAGCTAGTAACAGCCAAA GTTCCATATGATACCATGACTCCATTGCAAGCTGCCTTGGGAGTTAGACAG GGGCTGAGACCGGAAATTCCGAATAATGGACACCCCAAGGTTTTGGAATTAATGCAGAGTTGCTGGGATTCAGTTCCTTCCAATCGGCCTTCCTTCTCCGATATAACAGCTCAACTTGAATCTCTCCTCCAAGAAGTCCAG GAAATTTCAGAACCCTCCAATGGCACTTGA